From the genome of Streptomyces xanthophaeus:
TGCTGCGGCACGCCGCCAGTCCCTTCGGGGAGTGGGGGGCGGGGCCGTCCCGGTGGGGGACGGACCGGGCCGTCTGGCTCCCGCGGTAGGGGGCGGCGGGGCGGGGCGGGTGCGGCGCCGTTGCGGGGGCGCTGCCCCGGGCCCCCGCGCCTCGAACGCCGGCGGGGCTGAAAGAGCGGGGCTGGAAGAGCGAGCGGGTCAGGCTTCGGTCAAGGGCTTTGTCATGCAGCGGCTGGAGTCGTGGAAGCGGTAGTGGCCGAACTTCGCGGACAGGGTGTAGCCCGAGGAGAGGTACAGGGCTATCGCCTCCGGCTGCTGGTCGCCCGTTTCGAGGACCATGCGGTGGCGGCCCGCCGCGCGGGCGTCCTCCTCCAGGACCGCCAGGATGCGACGGGCCAGGCCCAGGCCGCGGGCCTCCGGGACGACGTACATGCGCTTGAGCTCCGCGTCGCCGTCCGCGTAGCCCTGGTCGTTCTCGTCCTGGGTGCGCCAGCCGCCGCTCGCCACCGGGGTGCCCGTGGCGTCGTACGCCAGCAGGTACAGGCCGTGCGGCGGGGCGAACATCGCCGGGTCCAGGAAGGTGGCGTCGCCCTCACCGTCGTACCGCTCCTGGTACTCCAGCTGGACCTGGTCGTTGAGTTTGACCGCGTCCGGGTGGTCGTACGGCACGGTGCGGAGGTCTATCCGGTGAGACATTCGAATATCGTACGGAACCCTCCCGCTATGGTGCTGGGATGCTCACAGTGACCTCCGTGAATGTGAATGGGATCCGCGCCGCCGCCAAGAAGGGCTTCGGGGCGTGGCTCGAGGGATCCGACGCCGATGTGGTCTGCCTGCAGGAGGTACGGGCCGAGGAGGGCCAGATCCCGGCCGATGTCCGGACCCCCGCGGGCTGGCACACGGTCTTCGCGCCGGCCGCCGCCAAGGGGCGGGCCGGGGTCGCGCTCTACACGCGGCGGGCGCCCGAGCGCGTGCAGGTCGGGTTCGGCAGTGAGGAATTCGACACCGCCGGGCGGTACCTGGAGATCGACCTTCCGGGTGTGACCGTGGCCAGCCTCTACCTGCCCTCGGGCGAGGCCGGGACGGAGAAGCAGGACGAGAAGTACCGGTTCATGGGGGAGTTCCTGACGTACCTGGCGGCGCTCAAGGAGCGGGCCGCCGCCGACGGCCGCGAGGTCGTGGTGTGCGGTGACTGGAACATCTGCCACCAGGAGGCCGACCTCAAGAACTGGAAGACGAACCGCAAGAACGCGGGCTTCCTCCCCGAGGAGCGGGAGTGGCTCGGCAAGGTGTACGCGGAGGCGGGCTACGTCGACGTGGTGCGGGAACTGCACCCGGACACCGAGGGGCCGTACTCCTGGTGGTCCTACCGCGGGCGGGCCTTCGACAACGACGCAGGCTGGCGGATCGACCTCCAGGTGGCCACCCCCGGGCTGGCGGCGAAGGCCGTGAAGGCCTTCGTGGAGCGGGCCGAGACGCACCCCGAGCGCTGGTCCGACCACGCGCCCGTGACCGTGGTCTACGAGCTGGGTGTCTGACCGGAGTCCGTGCCGGAGGCCAGCAGGCGGTCCATCGCCATCGTCAGCTCGGCCTCGACCACGCTCTTCGCCAGCGGGCGCAGCCGGGTGAGCGCGTCCGGTGACATGTGGGCCGATATCAGCTCGGTGAAGAGCAGGGCCATCGCGTCCGCGTGCTCGCGGACGCGGCGGCCGGTCTCCAGGACGGCCGCCAGCGGGACGCCCTCGCGGACCAGGGCCGAGGAGACGTCCAGCAGGCGGCGGCTGACGTGCACGATCGCGTCGCCGTCGACGGCGACGTAGCCGAGGTCCAGGGAGGCCGCCAGGTTCTCCGGGGTGACCTCGCCCTCGAAGTAGTCGGCCAGCGCCTCCGGGGTGAGCCGGACCGGGGTCTCCTCGGACCAGCCGATGCCGAGCAGCTCGCCGAGCTGGTTCACGTCGCGGCCGTTCTCGAAGGCGGCGGTCAGCTCGGCGATGCCGCCCAGGGTGTGGCCGCGTTCCAGCAGGGCGGCGATGGTGCGCAGCCGGGCCAGGTGATGGTCGTCGTACCAGGCGATCCGCCCGTCGCGGCGGGGCGGTGGGAGCAGTTTGCGCTCGCGGTAGAAGCGCAGGGTGCGGACCGGGATGCCGGCCGCTTCGGCCAGTTCCTCCGTGCGGTACTCGCGCACCGTCTTCGCTCGCGTCTCTTCCTTCGCCACAGACGCACCTTATGGCGTACCGGCAGTAACTTTCCGGGTCGGACCCCTACCCATGGGTACGGGGCTGCTCTACCCTCCCGATTGTGCCAGTGATTGCTGGCAGTGTTTCGATGGTGCGGTGCGGTGCGGCGTTGCGGTGCGTGGCTGGGACTGCGGATGAGCGGAAGGCGGCGGGCATGGGTGGCACGAGTGGCATGGGCGGACGCGAACACGTACGGGTGGCGGTGATCGGGTCCGGATTCGGCGGACTCGGCGCGGCCGTACGGCTGCGGCGCGAAGGGATCACGGACTTCGTCGTACTGGAACGGGCCGACTCGGTCGGCGGCACCTGGCGCGACAACAGCTATCCCGGGTGTGCGTGCGACGTGCCCTCCCACCTCTATTCGTTCTCGTTCGCCCCCAATCCCGACTGGCCGCGGACCTTCTCCGGGCAGCCGGCCATCCGCGCCTACCTGGAGCACGTCGCCGACACCTTCGGACTGCGCCCGCACATCCGGCTCGACTCCGAGGTGCGGATGATGCGCTGGGACGCGGACGAGCTGCGCTGGGAGATCGAGACCTCCGCCGGGGAGCTGACGGCCGACGTCGTCGTCTCCGCGACCGGGCCGCTGTCCGACCCGAAGATGCCGGAGATCCCCGGGCTCGCCGAGTTCCCCGGCAAGGTCTTCCACTCCGCGCGCTGGGACCACGACTACGACCTGCGCGGCAAGCGCGTCGCCATGGTCGGTACCGGCGCCTCCGCCATCCAGATCGTGCCGGCCATCGCCCCCGAGGTGGAGCGCCTCACCCTCTTCCAGCGGACCCCGCCGTGGGTCCTGCCGCGCACCGACCGGGCCATCAGCGCGGCGGAGCGCTGGCTCCACCGCCAACTGCCCTTCACGCAGGCGGCCCGGCGCGGGCTGTTGTGGGGGATCCGGGAGCTCCAGGTCAACGCGTTCTGCAAGCGGCCGAACCAGCTCGGGATCATCGAGTCGCTGGCCAAGGCCAACATGACCCGCTCGATCAAGGACCCGGCGCTGCGCGCCAAGCTGACGCCCTCGTACCGGATCGGCTGCAAGCGGATCCTGCTCTCCAGCGAGTACTACCCGGCCCTGGCCCGGCCCGACGTGGACCTGGTCGCCTCCGGGCTCAAGGAGATCCGCGGCTCGGTGCTGGTCGCCGCGGACGGGACCGAGACCGAGGTCGACGCGATCATCTTCGGCACCGGCTTCCACGTCACGGACATGCCGATCGCGGACCGGGTGGTGGGAGCGGAGGGCCAGACCCTCGCGGACGCCTGGAAGGACGGGATGCAGGCGCTGCGCGGGGCCACCGCCGCCGGCTTCCCCAACTGGATGACGATCATCGGGCCGAACACCGGACTCGGGAACAGCTCGATGATCCTGATGATCGAGTCGCAGCTGAACTACATGGCCGACTACCTGCGTCAGCTCGGCATGTTGGGCGGGAAGGTCGCCCTCGGCGCCCGGCCGTCCGCCGTGAACCGGTGGAACCGGCAGGTGCAGGCCCGGATGGAGCGGACGGTGTGGAACACCGGCGGCTGCACCAGCTGGTACCTGGACGCGCAGGGGCGTAACACGACGGTGTGGCCGGGCACGACGGGGGAGTTCCGCCGGGAGACGCGGAGCGTCGATCTGGCGGAGTACGAGGTCCTCCGGGTGGGCGAGCGCGAGCGGGTCCCGGTCGCCGTCGCGGTTGCCGCCGTAGGGGCCGGTGCGGCGCCGCTGCCGGGGGCTCTGCCCCCGGACCCCCGCGCCTCAAACGCCGGCGGGGCTGAATCCGAGGCGGAGGAAGTCGCGTGAGCCGGTTGATGCATGTGGTCTCCGGGCCCTACGCCCCGCCCGTCGCACGGCGGGAGCTCGTCGCCGTTTCCGCCGACGGGGCCCGGCTGCACGTCGAGGTCCACGGGGACGAGGACGCGCCGGCCGTGGTGCTGGCCCACGGGTGGACCTGTTCCACCGCCTTCTGGGCCGCGCAGATCAGGGCCCTGGCCGCCACCCACCGGGTCGTCGCCTACGACCAGCGCGGGCACGGGCGCAGCCCCGCCGCCGGGGCGGCGGGGCACAGCACCACCGCGCTCGCCGACGACCTGGTGGCCGTCCTGGAGGCCACCCTCGCCCCCGGGGAGCGGGCGGTCGTCGCCGGGCATTCCATGGGCGGAATGACGATCATGGCGGCCGCGGGCCGGCCGGAGTTCGCCGAGCGGGCCGCCGCCGCGCTGCTGTGCAGCACCGGCAGCTCCCGGCTGGTCTCCGAGGCGCTGGTCCTGCCGGTGCGCGCCGGGCGCATCCGGACCCGCGTCACCGGCGCGGTCCTCGGATCCCGCGCCCCCCTCGGGCCGGTCACGCCGGTCGCCCGGAAGGTCCTCAAGTACGCCACCATGGGCCCCGGGTCCGCGCCCGACAAGGTCGAGGCGTGCGCCCGTATCGTCCACGCCTGCCCCACCGGGGTGCGCCACGCCTGGTCCCGGGTGCTGGCCGGCCTGGACCTCGACGCCGACGTGGCCCGCCTCACGGTGCCCACCGCCGTCATCGGCGGCACCGCCGACCGGCTCACCCCGATCGTGCACGCCCGCGGTCTCGCCGCCGCGCTGCCGAACTGCGTGGGCCTGACCGAGCTCACCGGCATGGGGCACATGACCCCGGTCGAGGCCCCCGAGGCCGTCACCGGCGTCCTGCGCGAGCTCACCGGGCTGTACCTGGGTACCACCGAACTCGACACCACCGTGAAGGAGAAGACGCCGTGAGCGCTCGCAGGAGTCTGGAAGGCCAGGTCGCCGTCGTCACCGGCGCCGCCCGGGGGGTCGGCGAGCTGCTCGCGCGCAAGCTGTCGGCCCGCGGCGCGAAGATCGCGCTCGTCGGCCTGGAGCCGGAGGCCCTCAAGGAGGTCTCCGAGCGGCTGCACACCGACAGCGACCACTGGTACGCCGACGTCACCGACCACGAGGCCATGGCCCGGGTGGCCGGGGAGGTCAAGCAGCGTTTCGGCAAGGTGGACATCGTCGTCGCCAACGCGGGCGTGGCGGCCGGCGGGCCGTTCGCCGACTCGGACCCGGACGCCTGGCGCCGGGTGATCGAGGTCAACCTGATCGGCGGGGCCGTCACCGCCCGCGCCTTCCTGCCCGTACTGACGGAGAGCCGCGGTTACTTCCTCCAGATCGCCTCGCTCGCCGCGATCACCCCGGCGCCGATGATGACCGCCTACTGCGCCTCCAAGTCCGGGGTCGAGGCCTTCGCGCACTGCCTGCGCGCGGAGGTCGGGTACAAGGGGGTCAAGGTCGGCGTCGGCTACCTCTCCTGGACCGACACGGACATGGTGCGCGGCGCCGACCAGGACGAGGTCATGCGGGAGTTGAGGCAACGGCTGCCGTGGCCGTCGAACCGTACGTACCCGCTGGGGCCGGCCGTCGACCGGATCGTCGCGGGCATCGAGCGGCGCTCGCCGCACGTGTACGCGCAGTGGTGGCTGCGCGGCATGCAGGGGATGCGCGGCTACCTGCCGGGGATGATCGCGACGGTCGGGCAGCGCGAGATGAAGCGCTTCGAGCCGCGTCTGGGCGGTGTGTCCAAGGGGCTCGTCGGGGCCGGCGGGGCGGCGGACGAGAAGGAGCGCACACAGAGTCACTGATCGAAATGCGACCTTTGTCCGCCCATGCAAGTCTGGTCGAGGCCCAACCACCAACACCCCTCATGGAGTGAACAGCATGGGTATCAAGGACCAGTTCCAGGACAAGGCGCAGGAGCTCAAGGAGAAGGCCCAGAAGGGGCAGAAGCAGCCGGGCAAGGGCTCGCAGGACCCGAAGTCCCAGCGGACCCCGCAGCCGAAGGACTCGCCGCAGCGGTCGTTCGACGACATCCGGGACGAGCTCGACGACCGGACCTAGGCTTCTGGCCCGACCGTAACGGGCCCGCACGCAGCGCCGAGGGGCGCGATCCCCGCTGTTCCGGGGATCGCGCCCCTCCCGCATGCCGCGCCTGCCCGGTGCTCGGACGCCGTGCCCGCTCACTCCCTCGGCGGCAGCTTCGGACGGCGCCGGTCCGGTACGTCCGTGTAGCCGGGGGGCACCGCGGCCGGGTCCTGTTCCAGCAGTTCCAGCGCCAGGTGCACGGCGTCGTCCAGCTGGGCGTGGCGCCCCTCCGCCCAGTCGAGGGGGGTGCGCTGGATCTCC
Proteins encoded in this window:
- a CDS encoding GNAT family N-acetyltransferase, with translation MSHRIDLRTVPYDHPDAVKLNDQVQLEYQERYDGEGDATFLDPAMFAPPHGLYLLAYDATGTPVASGGWRTQDENDQGYADGDAELKRMYVVPEARGLGLARRILAVLEEDARAAGRHRMVLETGDQQPEAIALYLSSGYTLSAKFGHYRFHDSSRCMTKPLTEA
- a CDS encoding exodeoxyribonuclease III is translated as MLTVTSVNVNGIRAAAKKGFGAWLEGSDADVVCLQEVRAEEGQIPADVRTPAGWHTVFAPAAAKGRAGVALYTRRAPERVQVGFGSEEFDTAGRYLEIDLPGVTVASLYLPSGEAGTEKQDEKYRFMGEFLTYLAALKERAAADGREVVVCGDWNICHQEADLKNWKTNRKNAGFLPEEREWLGKVYAEAGYVDVVRELHPDTEGPYSWWSYRGRAFDNDAGWRIDLQVATPGLAAKAVKAFVERAETHPERWSDHAPVTVVYELGV
- a CDS encoding MerR family transcriptional regulator yields the protein MAKEETRAKTVREYRTEELAEAAGIPVRTLRFYRERKLLPPPRRDGRIAWYDDHHLARLRTIAALLERGHTLGGIAELTAAFENGRDVNQLGELLGIGWSEETPVRLTPEALADYFEGEVTPENLAASLDLGYVAVDGDAIVHVSRRLLDVSSALVREGVPLAAVLETGRRVREHADAMALLFTELISAHMSPDALTRLRPLAKSVVEAELTMAMDRLLASGTDSGQTPSS
- a CDS encoding flavin-containing monooxygenase; the encoded protein is MGGREHVRVAVIGSGFGGLGAAVRLRREGITDFVVLERADSVGGTWRDNSYPGCACDVPSHLYSFSFAPNPDWPRTFSGQPAIRAYLEHVADTFGLRPHIRLDSEVRMMRWDADELRWEIETSAGELTADVVVSATGPLSDPKMPEIPGLAEFPGKVFHSARWDHDYDLRGKRVAMVGTGASAIQIVPAIAPEVERLTLFQRTPPWVLPRTDRAISAAERWLHRQLPFTQAARRGLLWGIRELQVNAFCKRPNQLGIIESLAKANMTRSIKDPALRAKLTPSYRIGCKRILLSSEYYPALARPDVDLVASGLKEIRGSVLVAADGTETEVDAIIFGTGFHVTDMPIADRVVGAEGQTLADAWKDGMQALRGATAAGFPNWMTIIGPNTGLGNSSMILMIESQLNYMADYLRQLGMLGGKVALGARPSAVNRWNRQVQARMERTVWNTGGCTSWYLDAQGRNTTVWPGTTGEFRRETRSVDLAEYEVLRVGERERVPVAVAVAAVGAGAAPLPGALPPDPRASNAGGAESEAEEVA
- a CDS encoding alpha/beta fold hydrolase; this encodes MSRLMHVVSGPYAPPVARRELVAVSADGARLHVEVHGDEDAPAVVLAHGWTCSTAFWAAQIRALAATHRVVAYDQRGHGRSPAAGAAGHSTTALADDLVAVLEATLAPGERAVVAGHSMGGMTIMAAAGRPEFAERAAAALLCSTGSSRLVSEALVLPVRAGRIRTRVTGAVLGSRAPLGPVTPVARKVLKYATMGPGSAPDKVEACARIVHACPTGVRHAWSRVLAGLDLDADVARLTVPTAVIGGTADRLTPIVHARGLAAALPNCVGLTELTGMGHMTPVEAPEAVTGVLRELTGLYLGTTELDTTVKEKTP
- a CDS encoding SDR family oxidoreductase — encoded protein: MSARRSLEGQVAVVTGAARGVGELLARKLSARGAKIALVGLEPEALKEVSERLHTDSDHWYADVTDHEAMARVAGEVKQRFGKVDIVVANAGVAAGGPFADSDPDAWRRVIEVNLIGGAVTARAFLPVLTESRGYFLQIASLAAITPAPMMTAYCASKSGVEAFAHCLRAEVGYKGVKVGVGYLSWTDTDMVRGADQDEVMRELRQRLPWPSNRTYPLGPAVDRIVAGIERRSPHVYAQWWLRGMQGMRGYLPGMIATVGQREMKRFEPRLGGVSKGLVGAGGAADEKERTQSH